One region of Kytococcus sedentarius DSM 20547 genomic DNA includes:
- a CDS encoding F0F1 ATP synthase subunit delta, whose product MQGTSIGAYTTTRQALEQQLGAGAQGMDLADQLFGVAEVLGDSGQLRRALTDPTREGEDRAGLAAKVFASASEPTRTVVHTAASQRWRTEGDLGEAIIRLGVEAVLDSAERSGNGQRVTDELFAVEQQFTDHAELRSTLTDRRVDREAKSELVDKILGSKVAPETLRLVRQAVGGAKSLRFDLALRAYREIAAARAERLTAVAHTAVEMSDDQQERLRVALAKQYGRDITLNTVIDPDVVGGVRIEIADDVIDGTVSRRLAEARDGMVGRD is encoded by the coding sequence ATGCAGGGGACTTCGATCGGTGCGTACACCACCACCCGCCAGGCGCTCGAGCAGCAGCTCGGCGCCGGGGCGCAGGGCATGGACCTGGCCGACCAGCTCTTCGGCGTGGCCGAGGTCCTGGGCGACAGTGGACAGCTGCGGCGGGCGCTGACCGACCCCACCCGTGAGGGCGAGGACCGGGCAGGCCTGGCGGCCAAGGTGTTCGCGTCCGCGTCGGAGCCCACCCGCACCGTCGTCCACACCGCCGCCAGCCAGCGCTGGCGCACCGAGGGCGACCTCGGGGAGGCGATCATCCGCCTGGGTGTCGAGGCCGTCCTCGACTCCGCCGAGCGGTCGGGCAACGGACAGCGCGTCACCGACGAGCTGTTCGCGGTGGAGCAGCAGTTCACCGACCACGCCGAGCTGCGGTCCACGCTGACCGACCGTCGGGTGGACCGGGAGGCCAAGTCCGAGCTCGTGGACAAGATCCTCGGCTCGAAGGTGGCACCCGAGACCCTGCGCCTGGTCCGCCAGGCGGTGGGCGGCGCGAAGTCGCTGCGCTTCGACCTGGCCCTGCGGGCCTACCGCGAGATCGCCGCGGCCCGCGCCGAGCGGCTCACGGCCGTGGCCCACACGGCCGTGGAGATGAGCGACGACCAGCAGGAGCGCCTGCGGGTCGCCCTCGCCAAGCAGTACGGCCGTGACATCACGCTGAACACCGTCATCGACCCGGACGTCGTCGGTGGCGTCCGCATCGAGATCGCGGACGACGTGATCGATGGCACCGTCTCGCGCCGCCTGGCCGAGGCCCGCGACGGGATGGTCGGGCGCGACTGA
- a CDS encoding F0F1 ATP synthase subunit epsilon, translated as MSHLTVDLVAADREVWSGEASMVTARTTDGELGIMPGHTPLLGALVSGTVGIHTASGKQEVTIDTGFLSVDSDRVTVVAEKVDAGALTD; from the coding sequence GTGAGCCACCTGACTGTCGACCTCGTTGCTGCTGATCGCGAGGTCTGGAGCGGCGAGGCCTCCATGGTGACGGCCCGCACCACCGACGGGGAGCTCGGCATCATGCCCGGCCACACCCCGCTGCTCGGTGCGCTGGTCTCCGGCACCGTGGGCATCCACACCGCATCGGGCAAGCAGGAGGTGACCATCGACACCGGTTTCCTGTCCGTGGACAGCGACCGAGTGACCGTGGTGGCCGAGAAGGTCGACGCGGGCGCGCTCACCGACTGA
- a CDS encoding F0F1 ATP synthase subunit B: MSVLAEGEEHAAGRSGTDALIPYLPELIFGLIAIGIVYYVASKFFVPAMEKAYAERRDAIEGGMARAEEAEAEARAAQQKYESQLAEARAEANAIREKAREEGDAIRAEKRQQADAEAARVLETAQKQIASERQQAQVQLRGEVGRLSTDLAGRIVGESLTDETRQKGLVDRFLSELESGSASATGKAR, encoded by the coding sequence CTGAGTGTGCTGGCTGAGGGCGAGGAGCACGCGGCCGGTCGTTCCGGCACCGACGCGCTGATCCCGTACCTGCCCGAGCTCATCTTCGGTCTCATCGCCATCGGCATCGTCTACTACGTGGCCAGCAAGTTCTTCGTGCCGGCCATGGAGAAGGCATATGCCGAGCGCCGTGACGCCATCGAGGGTGGCATGGCTCGTGCCGAGGAGGCCGAGGCCGAGGCCAGGGCTGCCCAGCAGAAGTACGAGTCGCAGCTCGCCGAGGCTCGCGCGGAGGCCAACGCCATCCGTGAGAAGGCTCGCGAGGAGGGCGACGCCATCCGTGCGGAGAAGCGTCAGCAGGCTGACGCCGAGGCCGCCCGGGTCCTGGAGACCGCCCAGAAGCAGATCGCCTCGGAGCGCCAGCAGGCCCAGGTCCAGCTGCGCGGTGAGGTCGGCCGTCTCTCGACCGACCTGGCCGGCCGCATCGTCGGTGAGTCGCTGACCGACGAGACCCGCCAGAAGGGTCTGGTCGACCGCTTCCTGAGCGAGCTCGAGTCGGGTTCCGCGAGCGCGACCGGCAAGGCCCGCTGA
- the atpD gene encoding F0F1 ATP synthase subunit beta, with the protein MNATIAAERSSDTQQGGGVGRLARIIGPVVDVEFPPDAVPSIYNLLKVDVDLAGETKTLNLEVAQNIGDNLVRAISLQPTDGLVRGSEVRDTGGPISVPVGDVTLGKVFNATGDCLNLEEGQTLEVTERWGIHRNAPDFDKLESKTQMFETGIKVIDLLTPYVQGGKIGLFGGAGVGKTVLIQEMIARVARDHGGVSVFAGVGERTREGNDLMVEMEEAGVLGQTALVFGQMDEPPGTRLRVALSALTMAEYFRDVQKQDVLLFIDNIFRFTQAGSEVSTLLGRMPSAVGYQPTLADEMGVLQERITSTRGHSITSMQAIYVPADDYTDPAPATTFAHLDATTELSRPIASMGIYPAVDPLTSTSRILDPRYIARDHYDTAARVKSILQRYKELQDIIAILGIDELSEEDKILVGRARRIQRFLSQNTYVAKQFTGIEGSTVPLSDTIEAFTKIADGEYDHLPEQAFFMCGGLEDVERQAHELENS; encoded by the coding sequence ATGAACGCCACCATTGCCGCGGAGCGCTCCTCCGACACCCAGCAGGGCGGCGGCGTCGGACGTCTGGCTCGGATCATCGGGCCGGTCGTCGACGTCGAGTTCCCGCCGGACGCAGTGCCGTCCATCTACAACCTCCTGAAGGTCGACGTCGACCTCGCGGGAGAGACCAAGACGCTGAACCTCGAGGTCGCCCAGAACATCGGTGACAACCTGGTCCGCGCCATCTCGCTGCAGCCGACCGACGGCCTCGTCCGCGGTTCCGAGGTGCGCGACACCGGCGGCCCCATCAGCGTGCCGGTCGGTGACGTCACCCTGGGCAAGGTCTTCAACGCCACCGGTGACTGCCTGAACCTGGAGGAGGGCCAGACCCTCGAGGTGACCGAGCGCTGGGGCATCCACCGCAACGCGCCGGACTTCGACAAGCTCGAGTCCAAGACCCAGATGTTCGAGACTGGCATCAAGGTCATCGACCTGCTGACCCCCTACGTGCAGGGCGGGAAGATCGGACTGTTCGGTGGTGCCGGTGTGGGCAAGACGGTGCTCATCCAGGAGATGATCGCCCGTGTGGCCCGCGACCACGGTGGTGTGTCGGTGTTCGCCGGTGTCGGCGAGCGCACCCGTGAGGGCAACGACCTCATGGTCGAGATGGAGGAGGCCGGCGTCCTCGGGCAGACCGCCCTCGTCTTCGGTCAGATGGACGAGCCGCCGGGCACGCGTCTGCGCGTCGCCCTGTCGGCCCTGACGATGGCCGAGTACTTCCGTGACGTGCAGAAGCAGGACGTGCTGCTCTTCATCGACAACATCTTCCGCTTCACGCAGGCCGGTTCCGAGGTCTCCACGCTGCTGGGCCGCATGCCCTCGGCCGTGGGTTACCAGCCGACGCTGGCCGACGAGATGGGTGTGCTCCAGGAGCGCATCACCTCGACGCGTGGTCACTCGATCACCTCGATGCAGGCCATCTACGTGCCGGCCGACGACTACACCGACCCGGCCCCGGCCACGACCTTCGCCCACCTGGACGCCACGACCGAGCTCTCCCGCCCGATCGCGTCCATGGGTATCTACCCGGCCGTGGACCCGCTGACCTCCACCAGCCGCATCCTGGACCCGCGCTACATCGCGCGGGACCACTACGACACGGCGGCCCGCGTGAAGTCGATCCTCCAGCGCTACAAGGAGCTGCAGGACATCATCGCGATCCTGGGTATCGACGAGCTCTCCGAGGAGGACAAGATCCTCGTCGGCCGCGCCCGTCGCATCCAGCGCTTCCTGTCGCAGAACACCTACGTCGCCAAGCAGTTCACCGGCATCGAGGGTTCGACCGTGCCGCTGAGCGACACCATCGAGGCGTTCACCAAGATCGCCGACGGCGAGTACGACCACCTGCCCGAGCAGGCGTTCTTCATGTGTGGTGGCCTCGAGGACGTCGAGCGCCAGGCGCACGAGCTGGAGAACAGCTGA
- a CDS encoding DUF2550 family protein, whose protein sequence is MDQPLLVVELVVGLLVVVLVCFVAFTWWRRIRIAGGHSTAVCTVRRGDDSRPAIMRMGPRALEFHGLWGAGTTPYLALRRTTIELEWLDEAAPRASARWVRLTGDQAGAGARLAGAEVTLDVALPPGDGRALRAWQETLPPGHSVALGL, encoded by the coding sequence GTGGACCAACCTCTCCTCGTCGTCGAGCTCGTCGTCGGTCTGCTGGTCGTCGTCCTCGTCTGCTTCGTGGCCTTCACCTGGTGGCGGCGCATCCGCATCGCCGGTGGGCACTCCACGGCCGTGTGCACGGTGCGCCGGGGGGACGACTCGCGCCCGGCAATCATGAGGATGGGGCCGCGCGCGCTGGAGTTCCACGGCCTGTGGGGGGCCGGGACCACGCCCTACCTCGCGCTGCGGCGCACCACCATCGAGCTCGAGTGGCTCGATGAGGCGGCCCCGCGTGCCAGTGCGCGATGGGTCCGGCTCACCGGGGACCAGGCGGGTGCCGGGGCAAGGCTCGCCGGGGCCGAGGTCACGCTCGACGTGGCGCTGCCCCCGGGGGACGGGCGCGCGCTGCGGGCCTGGCAGGAGACGCTGCCGCCCGGGCACTCGGTGGCGCTGGGTCTCTGA
- a CDS encoding F0F1 ATP synthase subunit gamma: protein MAAGTREYRQRIKSVKATKKITKAMELIAASRVIKARTRVAETSPYARALTKAVSAVATNSNEDHPLTTEREKRVRAAVVVISSDRGLAGAYPSAPMKFADRLTEQLRDEEGLEVAPYLVGRKSEGYYRFRNREWVKNWAGFSDAPTVEDAREISDAIIEAFLTPTDEGGVDEVHVVYTRFVNMVTQEVTAARLLPLEVVDADDETVAGQDQHAATGVDSLTPEYDFEPSADEVLDALLPQYVSSRIYNMLLQSAASELAARQRAMKSATDNAEDLIKDYTRLANQARQADITQEISEIVGGSAALADAK, encoded by the coding sequence ATGGCAGCGGGGACGCGGGAGTACCGCCAACGCATCAAGTCCGTCAAGGCGACCAAGAAGATCACCAAGGCGATGGAGCTCATTGCTGCCTCGCGCGTGATCAAGGCGCGGACGCGCGTTGCGGAGACCTCGCCCTATGCGCGGGCCCTGACGAAGGCCGTCTCGGCCGTCGCGACGAACTCCAACGAGGACCACCCGCTGACCACCGAGCGCGAGAAGCGCGTGCGGGCAGCCGTCGTGGTGATCTCCTCCGACCGCGGCCTGGCGGGTGCCTACCCGTCGGCGCCGATGAAGTTCGCCGACCGCCTCACCGAGCAGCTGCGGGACGAGGAGGGCCTGGAGGTCGCGCCGTACCTGGTGGGACGCAAGAGCGAGGGCTACTACCGCTTCCGCAACCGCGAGTGGGTCAAGAACTGGGCCGGCTTCTCCGACGCCCCCACGGTCGAGGACGCGCGGGAGATCTCCGACGCGATCATCGAGGCCTTCCTGACCCCGACCGACGAGGGCGGAGTCGATGAGGTGCACGTGGTCTACACGCGCTTCGTCAACATGGTGACCCAGGAGGTCACGGCCGCGCGCCTGCTCCCGCTGGAGGTCGTCGACGCCGATGACGAGACGGTGGCCGGTCAGGACCAGCACGCCGCGACCGGTGTGGACTCCCTGACGCCGGAGTACGACTTCGAGCCCAGCGCCGACGAGGTGCTCGACGCGCTGCTGCCGCAGTACGTCTCCTCGCGCATCTACAACATGTTGCTGCAGTCGGCCGCCTCCGAGTTGGCCGCCCGGCAGCGAGCGATGAAGTCCGCGACGGACAACGCCGAGGACCTCATCAAGGACTACACGCGACTGGCCAACCAGGCGCGTCAGGCCGACATCACGCAGGAAATCAGCGAAATCGTGGGCGGCTCCGCTGCCCTCGCGGACGCCAAGTGA
- a CDS encoding cob(I)yrinic acid a,c-diamide adenosyltransferase — MVNLTRIYTRTGDDGTTGLGDFGRTSKDDPRLVAYADTDEANAALGVAMLHAGERTDIAEVVRRIQNELFDVGADLSLPLRASYEYEPLRVTQEWIDDLEADCDRFNEGLPTLRSFILPGGGELSAHLHVARTVARRAERAAWTAVAVHGTDPAQEGAEKGTGGVSVLPGKYLNRLSDLLFILARSAAGAEGDVLWEPGGGRNQQPERRRGTRQEG, encoded by the coding sequence ATGGTCAACCTCACGCGCATCTACACCCGCACCGGCGACGACGGCACGACCGGGCTGGGCGACTTCGGCCGCACCTCCAAGGACGACCCGCGGCTGGTGGCCTACGCCGACACCGACGAGGCCAACGCAGCCCTGGGCGTCGCGATGCTGCACGCCGGCGAGCGGACGGACATCGCCGAGGTGGTGCGCCGCATCCAGAACGAGCTGTTCGACGTCGGCGCGGACCTGTCGCTCCCCCTGCGCGCGAGCTACGAGTACGAGCCGCTGCGGGTGACCCAGGAGTGGATCGACGACCTGGAGGCCGACTGCGACCGCTTCAACGAGGGGCTGCCGACGCTGCGCAGCTTCATCCTGCCGGGGGGCGGGGAGCTCTCGGCCCACCTGCACGTGGCACGCACGGTCGCCCGGCGCGCGGAGCGGGCAGCCTGGACCGCGGTGGCGGTGCACGGGACGGACCCGGCGCAGGAGGGCGCCGAGAAGGGCACCGGAGGGGTCTCGGTCCTGCCGGGCAAGTACCTCAACCGGCTCTCGGACCTGCTGTTCATCCTCGCCCGGAGCGCTGCCGGGGCCGAGGGGGACGTGCTGTGGGAGCCGGGTGGCGGGCGCAACCAGCAGCCGGAGCGTCGTCGCGGGACCCGCCAGGAGGGGTGA
- a CDS encoding 2OG-Fe(II) oxygenase: MPTTDSTTHDAPAAGYPDFIEVYPNALSGDTCRAIREAFEASSAQAPGSTGGGVNPDLKDSVDVFISDRPEWRELEAELVTAASRCLVQYVRKYPHVLIAPMVFHHQLPDGTSTRITEEHVADMSDADLIAMAGTALRPGGINVQRYTADAGGYPYWHCETMPRDASHETLHRHCLWTVYLNDDFAEGGTEFLYQDRLVEPRTGSLLIAPAAFTHTHRGNMPRGGDKYIATSWFLFHRK, from the coding sequence ATGCCGACGACCGACTCGACGACTCACGACGCGCCCGCCGCAGGGTACCCGGACTTCATCGAGGTCTACCCGAACGCGCTCTCGGGCGACACCTGCCGTGCCATCCGCGAGGCCTTCGAGGCCAGCAGCGCCCAAGCCCCCGGCAGCACCGGCGGTGGGGTGAACCCGGACCTCAAGGATTCCGTGGACGTGTTCATCTCCGACCGGCCCGAGTGGCGCGAGCTCGAAGCCGAGCTGGTGACCGCGGCGAGCCGGTGCCTGGTGCAGTACGTGCGGAAGTACCCGCACGTCCTCATCGCCCCGATGGTCTTCCACCACCAGCTGCCCGACGGCACGAGCACCCGGATCACCGAGGAGCACGTGGCGGACATGTCGGACGCGGACCTCATCGCGATGGCCGGCACCGCACTGCGCCCCGGGGGCATCAACGTACAGCGGTACACCGCCGACGCCGGCGGCTACCCCTACTGGCACTGCGAGACGATGCCGCGCGACGCCTCCCACGAGACGCTCCACCGCCACTGCCTGTGGACGGTCTACCTGAACGACGACTTCGCCGAGGGCGGGACCGAGTTCCTGTACCAGGACCGGCTGGTGGAGCCGCGCACCGGGTCGCTCCTGATCGCACCCGCCGCGTTCACGCACACCCACCGGGGGAACATGCCCCGCGGTGGGGACAAGTACATCGCCACCAGCTGGTTCCTCTTCCACCGGAAGTGA
- the atpA gene encoding F0F1 ATP synthase subunit alpha, producing the protein MTELSIRPEEIRDALDSFVASYEPQAAASQEVGRVSDAGDGIAHVEGLPSAMTNELLKFADGTLGLALNLDVHEIGVVVLGDFAGIEEGMEVRRTGEVLSVPVGDNFLGRVVNPLGEPIDGLGEIQSGERRALELQAPSVVERKSVHEPMQTGIKAVDSMVPIGRGQRQLIIGDRQTGKTTVAVDTILNQRRNWESGDVNQQVRCIYVAIGQKGSTIAEVRRTLEENGALEYTTIVAAPASDAAGFKYLAPYTGSALGQHWMYDGKHVLIVFDDLSKQAEAYRAVSLLLRRPPGREAYPGDVFYLHSRLLERCAKLSDDMGAGSMTGLPIIETKAGDISAYIPTNVISITDGQIFLESDLFNSGVRPAINVGVSVSRVGGAAQIKAMKSVSGRLRTDLAQFREMEAFAMFASDLDAASKAQLARGARMVELLKQPQSSPMNVEEQVAVVWAGTNGHLDDVPVEDVRRFESEYLDFLRREHSGLFSSIVESGKLSEDAEGELESSMTAFKKQFAPSDDAGIRPGSDEADENTPELGDGDVNQERIVKAKR; encoded by the coding sequence ATGACGGAGCTGTCGATCCGTCCGGAGGAGATCCGGGACGCGCTGGACTCGTTCGTCGCGTCGTACGAGCCCCAGGCTGCTGCCAGCCAGGAGGTGGGCCGTGTGAGCGACGCCGGTGACGGCATCGCCCACGTCGAGGGCCTGCCCTCGGCGATGACGAATGAGCTGCTGAAGTTCGCCGACGGGACGCTGGGCCTCGCGCTCAACCTCGACGTGCACGAGATCGGTGTGGTCGTCCTGGGCGACTTCGCCGGCATCGAGGAGGGGATGGAGGTCCGCCGCACCGGTGAGGTCCTGTCCGTCCCCGTGGGTGACAACTTCCTGGGCCGCGTGGTGAACCCGCTGGGTGAGCCCATCGACGGCCTGGGCGAGATCCAGTCCGGCGAGCGTCGCGCCCTCGAGCTGCAGGCCCCCAGCGTGGTCGAGCGCAAGTCGGTGCACGAGCCGATGCAGACCGGCATCAAGGCCGTGGACTCGATGGTGCCGATCGGCCGTGGCCAGCGTCAGCTGATCATCGGTGACCGCCAGACCGGCAAGACCACGGTCGCGGTGGACACGATCCTGAACCAGCGCCGCAACTGGGAGTCCGGCGACGTCAACCAGCAGGTGCGCTGCATCTACGTGGCGATCGGCCAGAAGGGCTCCACCATCGCGGAGGTGCGTCGCACCCTCGAGGAGAACGGCGCCCTGGAGTACACGACCATCGTCGCCGCCCCGGCGTCCGACGCGGCCGGCTTCAAGTACCTCGCCCCGTACACCGGCTCGGCCCTGGGCCAGCACTGGATGTACGACGGCAAGCACGTGCTGATCGTCTTCGACGACCTGAGCAAGCAGGCCGAGGCCTACCGCGCCGTGTCGCTGCTGCTGCGCCGCCCGCCGGGCCGTGAGGCCTACCCGGGTGACGTGTTCTACCTGCACAGCCGGCTGCTGGAGCGTTGCGCCAAGCTGAGCGACGACATGGGTGCCGGTTCCATGACCGGGCTGCCGATCATCGAGACCAAGGCCGGCGACATCTCGGCCTACATCCCGACGAACGTCATCTCGATCACCGACGGGCAGATCTTCCTCGAGTCCGACCTGTTCAACTCGGGTGTCCGCCCCGCCATCAACGTGGGTGTGTCGGTGTCCCGAGTCGGCGGTGCCGCGCAGATCAAGGCGATGAAGTCGGTCTCCGGTCGTCTGCGTACCGACCTCGCGCAGTTCCGTGAGATGGAGGCGTTCGCGATGTTCGCCTCCGACCTGGACGCCGCCTCCAAGGCCCAGCTGGCCCGCGGTGCGCGCATGGTGGAGCTGCTGAAGCAGCCGCAGTCCTCGCCGATGAACGTCGAGGAGCAGGTGGCGGTCGTCTGGGCCGGTACCAACGGCCACCTGGACGACGTGCCGGTGGAGGACGTGCGCCGCTTCGAGTCCGAGTACCTGGACTTCCTGCGCCGTGAGCACTCTGGCCTGTTCTCCTCCATCGTGGAGAGCGGCAAGCTCTCCGAGGATGCCGAGGGCGAGCTCGAGAGCTCCATGACCGCCTTCAAGAAGCAGTTCGCACCCTCCGACGACGCCGGCATCCGCCCGGGTTCCGACGAGGCCGACGAGAACACCCCCGAGCTGGGCGACGGCGACGTCAACCAGGAGCGGATCGTCAAGGCGAAGCGCTGA
- a CDS encoding uracil-xanthine permease family protein, whose product MSWSSADFWRLHGDGRTIAPGAVVHPRERLSWGRTAGIGAQHVVAMFGATFLVPLLTGFPPATTLFFSGVGTLLFLVVTAGRIPSYLGSSFAFIAPIGAATAAHGQSGALGGVVLTGIALVGIGLVVHLAGHRWITRLMPPLVTGAIVALIGLNLAPAAKDNFMKAPLTAFLTLLAVVLATVALRGLLGRLSILIGVTAGYVVAVLRGEVDFARVRAADWVGLPEFTTPTFDIAVLALFVPVVLVLVAENVGHVKSVASMTGQDLDPMMGRALVADGLATTLAGSGGGSGTTTYAENIGVMAATKVYSTAAYLVAGLAALLLSMSPKVGALIATIPPGVLGGVSTVLYGMIGVLGVRIWMENRVDFSHPINLTTAGVALVIGIADFTWVFGDVTFAGIALGTAAAVGVFHLMRWLNDLTGATPDPLEPMPQDPTPRERAAG is encoded by the coding sequence ATGTCCTGGTCATCCGCAGACTTCTGGCGCCTGCACGGCGACGGTCGCACCATCGCCCCCGGTGCCGTCGTGCACCCCCGCGAACGCCTGAGCTGGGGACGCACCGCCGGCATCGGCGCCCAGCACGTGGTCGCCATGTTCGGGGCCACCTTCCTGGTGCCGCTGCTCACGGGCTTCCCGCCGGCCACCACGCTGTTCTTCTCCGGCGTGGGCACACTGCTCTTCCTGGTGGTCACTGCCGGACGGATCCCCAGCTACCTGGGCTCGTCCTTCGCGTTCATCGCACCGATCGGTGCCGCCACGGCCGCCCACGGGCAGTCCGGGGCGCTCGGCGGAGTGGTGCTCACCGGCATCGCGCTGGTCGGCATCGGCCTCGTGGTGCACCTGGCAGGCCACCGGTGGATCACCCGGCTGATGCCGCCGCTGGTCACCGGCGCCATCGTCGCCCTCATCGGGCTGAACCTGGCACCGGCCGCCAAGGACAACTTCATGAAGGCCCCGCTGACGGCCTTCCTCACCCTGCTGGCCGTCGTGCTGGCGACCGTCGCACTGCGCGGTCTGCTGGGCCGGCTGTCGATCCTCATCGGCGTGACGGCGGGCTACGTGGTCGCGGTCCTGCGCGGCGAGGTCGACTTCGCCCGGGTCCGGGCAGCCGACTGGGTGGGGCTGCCGGAGTTCACGACGCCCACCTTCGACATCGCGGTGCTCGCGCTCTTCGTGCCCGTGGTGCTGGTACTCGTGGCCGAGAACGTCGGGCACGTGAAGTCGGTGGCCTCCATGACGGGCCAGGACCTCGACCCGATGATGGGGCGCGCCCTGGTGGCCGACGGCCTGGCCACGACGTTGGCCGGCTCCGGCGGTGGCTCGGGCACCACGACCTACGCCGAGAACATCGGCGTCATGGCCGCGACGAAGGTGTACTCCACGGCCGCCTACCTGGTGGCCGGCCTGGCCGCGCTGCTGCTGAGCATGTCGCCCAAGGTGGGCGCCCTCATCGCCACCATCCCGCCCGGGGTGCTCGGGGGAGTCTCCACGGTGCTCTACGGCATGATCGGCGTGCTGGGGGTGCGCATCTGGATGGAGAACCGGGTGGACTTCTCCCACCCCATCAACCTGACCACGGCCGGGGTGGCGCTGGTGATCGGCATCGCGGACTTCACGTGGGTCTTCGGAGACGTGACCTTCGCCGGCATCGCGCTCGGCACGGCCGCCGCGGTGGGCGTCTTCCACCTGATGCGGTGGCTCAACGACCTCACCGGCGCCACGCCCGACCCGCTGGAGCCGATGCCGCAGGACCCGACGCCGCGCGAGCGCGCTGCCGGCTGA
- the atpB gene encoding F0F1 ATP synthase subunit A: MSHAPALLADVEFHSPSTNDFWLPLFEVGGYAFTRQMLVALLVTAGLCAWMLWAAKRAAVVPSKGMFVTEGIYDFVRNGIARDLIGGEKFKPFVPLLFSLFVFILVNNLMGVIPPVQMPTMASIAFPIVLTLIVYVVYNVVGIRKHGLVGYLKTFVPAGLPKPIVPMVFLLEFVSKTITQPLTLALRLFGNMLAGHMALVLFIMGGWFLVNSGPLLAIAGAGSWIMGLLMTVFEILIQGLQAYVFTLLSASYIGSSLSEDH; encoded by the coding sequence GTGAGCCACGCACCGGCCTTGTTGGCGGACGTCGAGTTCCACTCGCCGAGCACCAACGACTTCTGGCTCCCCCTGTTCGAGGTGGGCGGCTACGCCTTCACCCGGCAGATGCTGGTGGCCCTGCTCGTGACCGCGGGCCTGTGTGCCTGGATGCTCTGGGCCGCCAAGCGCGCCGCGGTCGTGCCCTCGAAGGGCATGTTCGTCACCGAGGGCATCTACGACTTCGTGCGCAACGGCATCGCCCGCGACCTCATCGGCGGTGAGAAGTTCAAGCCGTTCGTGCCGCTGCTCTTCTCGCTCTTCGTGTTCATCCTGGTGAACAACCTGATGGGCGTCATCCCCCCGGTGCAGATGCCCACGATGGCGTCCATCGCCTTCCCGATCGTGCTGACGCTGATCGTGTACGTGGTCTACAACGTGGTCGGCATCCGCAAGCACGGCTTGGTCGGCTACCTCAAGACCTTCGTGCCCGCTGGGCTGCCCAAGCCGATCGTCCCCATGGTCTTCCTGCTGGAGTTCGTCTCCAAGACCATCACCCAGCCGCTGACGCTCGCGCTGCGACTCTTCGGCAACATGCTCGCCGGCCACATGGCCCTGGTGCTGTTCATCATGGGTGGCTGGTTCTTGGTGAACTCGGGCCCGCTGTTGGCCATCGCCGGCGCTGGCTCCTGGATCATGGGTCTGCTCATGACCGTCTTCGAGATCCTGATCCAGGGTCTGCAGGCCTACGTGTTCACCCTCCTGTCGGCCAGCTACATCGGCTCGTCGCTTTCCGAGGACCACTGA
- a CDS encoding ATP synthase F0 subunit C encodes MEGSLNLVGYGLATIGPAIAVGLIFAAYINGVARQPESRSLLQPIAILGMAIAEALAILGFVLTFIL; translated from the coding sequence ATGGAAGGCTCGCTGAACCTCGTCGGTTACGGTCTCGCCACCATCGGCCCGGCCATCGCCGTCGGCCTGATCTTCGCCGCCTACATCAACGGTGTGGCTCGCCAGCCCGAGTCCCGCTCGCTCCTGCAGCCGATCGCCATCCTGGGTATGGCCATCGCCGAGGCGCTGGCCATCCTGGGCTTCGTGCTGACCTTCATCCTCTGA